TgccgagggggggagggggaagggtgctGGGGGCACTCAcccaaggggagggggggagaggggcgctCTCccgaggggagggagaagaggggaggggaggcgggtgctgggggtgctctcccgaggggagtgggggagggtgctctgggcactagcctgaggggagggagaagaggggaggggggagaggggtgccgGGGGCGCTCCcccgaggggagggaggggagggtgctgggGGCGCTCTcccaaggggaggggaggaggtgctGCCGGGGGCACTCTcccaaggggagggaggggggtgctgggggcgctctcccgaggggaggggaggaggtgctGCCGGGGGCACTCTCccgaggggagagagaagaggggtgctgggggcgctctcccgaggggaggggaggaggtgctgccgggggcgctctgccgaggggagagagaagaggggtgctgggggcgctctcccaaggggaggggaggaggtgctGCCGGGGGCATTCTcccaaggggagggaggggggtgctgggggcgctctcccgaggggaggggaggaggtgctgccgggggcactctgccgaggggagagagaagaggggtgctgggggcgctctcccgaggggaggggaggaggtgctGCCGGGGGCACTCACCGgccaggggagagagaagaggggtgCCGGGGGCGCTCccctgaggggagggaggggagggtgctgggGGCGCTCCcccgaggggagggaggggaggaggtgctgccgggggcactctgccgaggggagagagaagaggggtgctgggggcgctctcccgaggggaggggggagaggggtgctgggggcgctctcccgaggggagggaggggagggtgctgggGGCGCTCtcccgaggggaggggaggaggtgctgccgggggcactctgccgaggggagagagaagaggggtgCCGGGGGCGCTCCcccgaggggagggaggggagggtgctgggGGCACTCCcccgaggggagggaggggaggaggtgctgccgggggcgctctgccgaggggagagagaagaggggtgctgggggcgctctcccgaggggaggggaggaggtgctgccgggggcactctgccgaggggagagagaagaggggtgctgggggcgctCTCCCGAGGCGAGCTGGGGAGGGTGCTGGGGGCACTCACCGGCCAGGGGCTCCTGGCCCGCGTCGCTCGGGGCCCAGTACAGGCTCTGGCTCTTGCGGAACTTGCGGTGGAGACGGGTGTACAGGATGGCGAGTGTCAGCACCACCAGCAGGAAGGTCAGGGCGCTGGCGGCCCAGGCCGCTTCCTCTGTGCGGGGCGTGGGCACGTAAGCCTGTGGGGCCTGCCCCTGGGGCACGGCTCCCCGCTGGGCGTTGGGACACGAGCATCCCAGGTGCCCAGGGCCCTCCTGCAGTTGGGGCGTGTGCTGGAGCGTTGGGGGGGACAGGGCCCCAGGCCCCCGGACACCCCCCAGAGCTGCGCTGGCCTGCGGCAGGGCGTCTGTTGGTGGCAGCATGGGGGCTGAGCGCTGCCCAGCTGTGGCACAGGTGCTCAGGGAGCTGCCAGAGGGTGGCGCTATGTCCAGGCGATCCCGGTCACCTCTGGGCTCAAGGGTCGCCCCCCCCCATGCCTGGCTGTGCCCAGGGGCcaggctggctcctgggagctcTGGTGTCCGACTCCCCgacctgttcctgctgctgctgccactgatcCTGGCGCGCGGCTGGCGGTGTCCCTCAGGCACCGGCAGTGCCTTGTCTAGTGGATGGGGGGCTCGCCGGGCTGCCCGGGGCCTCCCCCGCCCAGAGAGCGAGCGGCGGGGGCTGGGGCGCTTCAGCAAGGCCTGGGGGGCGAGAAGGGGGGGTGTCAGAAGTGGGGAGCACCTGCTGGTTCCCTTGTAAGACTAGGGCCAGCCCCCCAGTGCCAGCTCCCCCCCATTGGCCGGGCCAGCAGAGCCACCTTGCTATggcggggaagggaggagcctgCAGCCAGGCACAGAGCGCAGGAGGCCTGGGTGCCAGGCCCCGCTGCCCGGGGGAGCTGGATTGGGCCTCAGCCCTTTCCTCCACTATGGGAGCTGctgccagccagggccggctttcaGCGCGTGCCCCCATCCCCTGGGAtcggccccgcgcctaagagagCTCTGCGCTTTAGGCGACTTTttgattttttaaactttttttactcacccggtctGCTCCGGGTCTTGGGCGGCATATAGGCAGTGGGGGGGACGAGGggggtctgctctgggtctttggcggtggggagggtccgctctgggtcttgggcggcatttcggcagctgggggggggtctgctctgggtcttgggtggcattttggcagtgggagggtggggtgtctgctctgggtcttgggcggcattttggcagtggggggggggctggtctgGGTCTTGtttggcattttggcagcggggggtggTGGTTTGCGCCAGGTCTtgggtggcatttcggcagcggggggggggtccttcagtgccgcggaagacccagagcagacccccagccaccgaagtgccgccgggtattcgaatcaggccccgcggttcctaaagccggcccggCTGCCAGCTGGCCCCCACACCCACTACATGTGGCCGCGCTcacctgccccaggccctgcctcctgcccgcacCACCTGCCGGTAGCCCTCCATCCCTGACCCGCTGGATGCTCCGCCTGTGCATCTCCAGCATGGCAGCCCAcacggccagtgccaggtgctgcgGATGGGCCAGTCAGAGGGCGAGTGACCCGCCTTGCAGGCTGCAGCCAGCTTTAACACGGGGTTGGGGGATCCAGCGGCTGGGCGTGGGGCAGGTTTTCCAGCTCACCTAACGTTCACCTGGAAACACCCACCGTGGCAGGTGGCGTCCGACCAGAGGCTGACTGACCAAACTGGCAGAAAGCTTCTAAAGACAATTGCTACTGCAGGGCTGGCGTGCGAACAGGCCTGGTCTGGTACGTTTGGGGAGGTATTTAGCCCCGGGTGATAGAGCAGCAAATACCGGACCCAGCTCTACACAGGGGACTAGGGACGAGCCAGGGAATTCCGGGCCAGGCTGGGACTCAGATAATGCAGCAAATAATCGAGCAGTCACTTTGAGAGCAGCTAGGAGATAACGGGGGCATAAGTCAAGACCAGATCATGTCAGACTAACCTCCTGGCCTCCTCTGACAGGGTAACAGCCTTGTgacggggaggggaagggcagagcttgactttagtgaggctgcaggggtggagtcacgCGACCTCACAAGGAAACTCAGGAAAGAGCCTTGAcaaacctactataaggtgggtgcaaaactggctgGAAAACTGTTCCCTGAGAGCAGGTCCCAGTGGCTCACAGTGCGGCTGGACGGGTAAAATGAGGGGGGTCCCGCCGGGATCGGGTCTGGTCAGCATCTTCAGTGGTTTAGATAATGCTGCGTTAGGCCTAGTGCTAGTTACCGAAGGGGGACAGGCTTCCAGGGGAAAGCCGGCAGGACCTCCACAGCCGAGCCCAGGAACTAGGCCCGCGtctctgccagcagcacagcagcctgAGCAATACACTACAGAGGGGCCTGGCTGCACCCTTTGCTTTGGCCTAATTAACGTTTAATGAAAGTGGAGCAGCTTCAGCAGGCCAGCCGGAGGGAGCCTCAGGGCCTGCACCTCAGGGCAGGCACTTTTGAGGCAGGGAGATGGCTGTTCAAATCCCCTCTCAGGAGTCAGTGACACCTGAACCGGACTCTCCCCAGCTGGGGTGAGGGCCCCGCACAGCAGTATAAAGTGATTCTCAGGGTGCCTGGGACCCAAGTATGGCTGCATTAAAGTGGAAGAGCTTCAacaagagaagagcagcaaagagtcttgtggcaccttatagactaacagacgttttggagcatgagctttcgtgggtgaatccccacttgctgcttttacagctccagactaacacggctacccctctgatacttaacaagaGAAGACGAGCACCTGCCATCAGCCTGTCCTTAGTGCAGCAATCTGGGCTCTCACCctctcatcaggcagaggggggaactgACCCAGTCTCTGCCACATAACCCCTGGGCTGAAGGTCATGAGGGAGAGCGACCTCTCACACGCACTGAGCAATGGCAGCTCGCTGGCCAAATCCCCTCTCCTCCGGTGGTAGGAGGAACCGGACCCAGGCTCACCCCCGccccaggtgggtgccctaaccatGGCGCTAAATCTTACAAGGGAGgccagctcctccctgcctgcctcgtGTGGCCTTAGCCAGAGAGGCGACGAAGAACCAAGCAGTAGCCCTTGCTCAATGTCACTAGCAAGATTTGAAGGTTGCCAACTGCTGCTTTTCAGCCTACGTCTCTCTGGTGTCGTCACTGTAAGAAGCAACCATCGCTGGGTCAAGTGGTTACGAGTTGTTTGCTAAGAAGAACAAAAGTGAGAAACTGCCACCACCAATGGCCTTTTGCAGGCAGCACCGGAAACGTGCCCCAGATCAGTCAGGCCTATGGAATCACGCTACAGTGCGGCATCTTCAAGGGTCCCCTGTCAGCCCCGCAGGGGTGACAGCTAGCACGGGACATCTTGTTCCTAACACAATGGTGCAGCACCTGCTCCAGCTTTGGGCAGGGTAGCTGTGAGAGCAGGCGCTGCAGGGAAGATGCGGTGTGCTCTGATGCATGCAGCTGTGACAGTGCAGCAACAGAGCATCGGGCATCTCAGAGACAGATTCTGCAAACCACGCGAAGGGCGTTGCATTAGCCATGCAGTAGTTCTATGTAGGGGTTACATACAAGTCGCCAGGTACTGCAGTGTTCCCACAATATACTCATGCAAGACATTCTGCAGCCCTTCTACGAAGGGACCTCACTGTGCTGTAAGTACTTTACATGTACTGTCATTGTAGTCAGTGCCAGTACGAAGTCATTAGTCATCCCATGTCTGCTTTACAGGGGTGGCTCGGGCCGAGCAGAACTCTGTTTTATAATTACATTTCCTCAGCTCAGTCCATTGCACAAGTACTGAGATGTATGACATGGtacaaagaacaggagtccttgggcaccgtagagactaacaaatctatTTGAGCATCAGCTCTCGTGGCTACAGCCCACGTCACGGGCTGGTGTGGGGCAGACACACTCAAGCTGTCCTGTCCCTACAGCCTTTTGCTTTAACCAAAGGCAAAGAGGTTCAGGGAAATGCACAAACTAGCCCCTGAGGCGAAACGTTTCCCCCACTCACCAGAACAGGCCTATTCGGAGTACACACGCGCATTATCAATGGTACTTAGAAGCTTTCTGCCACCTGGGCACAATTAGACTCTGGGTCTGGGAGGAATGGCCCTTGCTGGGATGTCATGGTTTTGGATTAGATGCCTGATAACATTGAAAAGTTACGTGATATCGAAAACCGGCCCCACTTCCTGCCTCTGCACCCACCGTGGGATGCCCACGAGCCATCGGCCGAACGTGAGAGAACAATGACATTCTTCTAGCTGCTGGGTTAGTCCctagtgcccaacatgggtctGGGGTGGTAgcctgctgggtgtgtgtgtgcactgagCACATCAGCGCCTGTGACTCTGCCCCCACCCGCTAGCCCAGGCAGCTCTGGCCCTAGATTCTCCAGTCAGCCCCTCCCCCTACAGTCCcgactcacccactcctgcatgAGGCTGCTGTGGAGGGTCAGGATGTACTGGGCCAGCAGGATGAGCCGGGCCTGGCGGTGCCCGGAGGAGAGGACGGCAAcccctgggtgctgggggaggagagaagaggcaTGTCAGTGGAGCAGGGGCCGAGGTCGGCTCCGGCAGGCCAGCCAGGGTTTGAATCCTGCCCCTTGCTCTGAGGGGTGCAAAGGGGAAAGGTCAGTGCCCTCCAAGAGGCGGGCAGGAGtacagcgctggggggggggggggagaggagctgtcACCCCGGGCAGCCTCGCTGGCCTGGCGcagccaccgggggggggggggatgttccggacacccctcccccagcgtcTCGGCTCTGCGGCCAGGCCAGCGCTGGCCCAGCGGCCGGGTGGCGGAGGCACCTCGCCCACGTGCCCCACAGGGGCACCGGCCCCAGGCTCACTCGCCTCGACGTTAcggagccggggctggggcagcagcacgTGCAGACCCGGCGCTGGAGCGCGCGTGGCCCAGCTCCCCTGCGCCCCCAGGACGGGCGTGGGCCGGGCTCACCCGTGGGGCGCTGGGgcctgcttggggcggggggggtgttaGCGCCACGCCTCGTGCCCAGGCAGCGCTGCGGGCGGCGCGCacagggctcagccccccccccttccacgCACGCTCagagcccccccggcccggccccgccccgccacGTGCCGCCCGCGGGCTCGGACCTGCAGCCACCGGCCGCCAGCGCGGGGCGCGGGGCTGCCAGCTGGGCACGCGCTCATTGGCTCAGCGGAGGGAGGGCGGGGCGCTGGCGGCCACGAAGCCAATGGGAGCGGGCGCGAGGCGCCTCCGCCGGgctgggcgggatttaaaggggaAGGCGCCTCCCGGCCTGGCCCGAGGCTGGGCCCAGTGGGTGGGGCCAGGACCCAGCCCGGTCACGTGCCGAgggtggggcggggccagcaCGTGCCCACCCTGCGGCTGACACCGGCCGGGGGGATTTGGACAGACACGGGGAgaactgagcccccccccccccggcctgcaatgggggggctcccgccgagctctgcccccccccgggcctgcaatgggggggctcccgccgagctctgcccccccccggcctacaatgggggggctcccgccgagctctgcccccccccgggcctgcaatggggggggctcccgccgagctctgccccccccggTCTGCAATGGGGGGGCTCCCGCCGAgctctgccgccccccccccggcctgcaatgggggggggctcccgccgagctctgccgcccccccccggcctgcaatggggggggctcccgccgagctctgccccccccggcctgcaatggggggggggctcccgccgagctctgcccccccccgggcctgcaatgggggggggctcccgccgagctctgccccccccggcctgcaatgggggggggctcccgccgagctctgccccccccggcctgcaatggggggggctcccgccgagctctgccccccccggcctgcaatgggggggggctcccgccgagctctgccccccccaggggcgGGTGCAATGACTAGGCCCTGCTGGTGGGGGcccgtcaccccccccccccccgctgagcgGCGGCAGCGCCAgaccccgggggggtggggggggctgccctGCTGCGGGCCAAGCCACCGCCGCCTGCAAGGTCAGGAACGACGTTTAATGCGCGAGGGACCCCaagcccctgccgcccccccccccggccagcgccACCCTCCCGgaccaggcccccccccccagcgtcaccctccccccccccctggggcctgtcccccggccctgccccccccggccagcgtcaccctcccccccccgggccctgtcCCCTGGCCGtgtccccccagccagcgccatcctgcccctgcccccgcctggTGTTGCAggcggcagccgcccagcagccGGGTCCCGCGGCGCCTCCTCCATGCAGTAGGGGGCAGTAGGTGTACAGGATAGTGGGGGCCAGGGcctagggagcagtggggggctggggggtacaGGATGGGGGCCGGGGAGTAAGGAGCAATGGGAGTCAGGGcctagggagcagtggggggctggagggtaCAGGATGGGGGCCGGGGAGTAAGGAGCAATGGGAGTCAGGGcctagggagcagtggggggctggagggtaCAGGATGGGGGGCCGGGGAGTAAGGAGTAAGGAGCAATGGGAGTCAGGGcctagggagcagtgggggctggagggtacAGGATGGGGGTTTGGGGAGTAAGGAGCAATGGGAGTCAGGGcctagggagcagtggggggctggggggtacaGGATGGGGGCCGGGGAGTAAGGAGTAAGGAGCAATGGGAGTCAGGGcctagggagcagtggggggctgggggggggtgtacaGGGCAGCCCCCGTGACctgccagctcccaggctgggctCAGTTCTGTTCTAAGCCATGAAGACCCATGTGGagctcccttcccccaggccgGCCCACCCCATGGCTCAGCCCCCATGGCCTCCTTTCCTGGGCAGACCCAGCCTGGGGGCCCTTGGAGCCTCCGCTTGTGGACTTTGGCCCAGCTCGCCTGGCCCGTGCTCCTGGGAGAGGGACCGGGGGCAGAGAACTTTGCCCATCGCCTTGGCACTGGTGGCAGGATtagcagccccggccccagcagccTTTCACCTTCCCCATCCCTGCCGGCTGCCCCAGAGAGACAGAATCCTCCCAGCCCCATGTGAGGCTCAGGGAGGGACGGGGTCTGTGTGCAGAGTGCCCCACTGAACGGTGCGCACAGACCtcgctcggggcctggggcaggttcACAGCCTGAGCCGACAGAGTCACCCACCAGCACTGAGTGCAGGATCACAGCCCGGAACACGggcctgcccctcctcccatggGGTGTGCgttggagggagcggggggggggggggtaaattacATGCACAGCGCTGGGAGTGGTATGGTGCTCAAGGGCCTTCAGGGTTGGTACAGGGTGTAATGGCTCCATTTCTGTGCTGTtcattgggggcagggggcatgcaGAGTGCTTTGCTATGGAAAATTCCCAGCAGCCTAGGCCTCTCCCTGAGAAaccctcccctctgcagccaaGCCGTGGGGCAGAACGTCCGCTCTGCGCCTGCAGccgggctgtggggcagcacccctGCTCCGCGCCTGCAGCGGGTTTAGGCCGGAAGAGCCAGTGTGCCCAGGTCAACGCCCTTCGCCTGGTCACTCCTGCGTGAGCCCCATTCCCTGCTTCCGGCCGGGCACCTGGCAgctccagggctccagcagcagctcggCATGGCCGGGCGTCTGCACTGCTCACCCACCCCAGGAACTGAGCTGCTCGTTCTCTGCATGAGTGTGGCTCCATGCAGGGGCAAGCGGCGagctctctgctcccccagctgGTGTGGAACAAGGCAGGAATGCTTTACGCTGAGGGCCCTGTGCAGTACATAGGCCCTGGAGGGCAGGCACCAGCCCCACACCACAGATCAGCCAGGGGAGGGGCCTGATGTCCCTGCCTATGagtgcagaccccccccccccccccgagtcctgcTCCAGGTACAGGGAAAGGCCAGTGCACCAAGACACCCCTCGACCCCCAGCTGGAGAGAGGATCCTCAAGGCAGCGAGCCAGGGCCATGGTGAGAGCGCCCGGCAGGGGAAGGGTTAACGCTTGCACAACCCCCATCCAATCGCACTCGCCCTCAAACAAATCCATTATTTGCTAAGTAAGGAGGGGGGCCGCTGTGGAGCccaggcagggggctcccggagACACTTCTTCCCCAGCTGGGCGAGGCACCTCATGCTGGCACTAGGGAGCCTGGCGGCCTGGGCCTTGGCCTtagccctcctctggctcctcgcCACGCAGCTctgggggccgggcgggggcagCCTGCTGCCCAGCCGGGAGCCGGGGGGTGCAGGCGAGGGAGACGACGGGGACAATGTCATTGGGGaggaggggcctggggcagggcgctgcagGCTCATCTGCAAATCCTCCGCCCTGGCCCGGAGCCTGCTGCGGAGCCTGCGGCGGGGCGCTGCCCTGCAGAGCGGGTGCTGGCTGTGCAGGACCTGGCCTCAGCTCCAGACCATGTTCCAGCTCCTCGTCCCCCCTGCCCGCCAGCCGGAGCTGGCCCGGGAGCTCCTGCAGCTGGCCGACGGGGGCCTGGTTGCCCTGGACTGGGTCATGGGGCCCCGTGGCAGCAGCAAGAGGAGTAGAGCAACCACTGCCTTTGGCACCGCCCCGGTGCTGCTTGTCCTCCCCAATGCCTCTGGGAAGGTCACCAGGGGCGTCCTGCACCTCTGCCTGCTGGGCCTGGAGCAGGGCTACAAGCCCGTCATCTTCAACCGCAGGGGACACAACGGCAGCCCGCTCGCCAGCCTGAAGCTGCAGGCCTTCGGGGACCCAGGCGACCTCAAGGAGGCAGTGACATACATCCGCGTGCGGCAGCCAGGTTCCTCGCTCTGCGCCGTGAGCGAGGGCTCAGGCTCGGGCCTGCTCCTCTCCTACCTGGGGGAGTGCGGCTCCTCCAGCTACCTGGCTGCAGCGGCTTGCATCTCGCCCGTGTTCAGGTGCCAGGAGTGGCTGGAGACCGGGTGCCCCTGGCTGTATGAGTGGAGTCTGCTCCTGCACCAGAAACGAGGCCTCAGCAGGTGGGTGCTTTCCCGAGCTCCTCCCCTGCTCTCGGCAGCACTTCTTCAGGCTGAGGGGCAGACGTGTGGGCACCCCGGGGACGGCAGGAACAGGAACAAAGttcggcagagctggggtggcgtgggggcagagcagggtagATTTGGGGATGCCAGGGGCTGCAGAttaggattgaggggcactggcaggtcAGCGCATGGGAAACTTGCCCAGCACCAGCCAGCACTTTCACAACCACATTGACTCAGGCCTGGCCGGAGCTGCTGGATGTGCGCCCTGGGTGTGAGGGGATGAGACATGCAGAGGCTGTGCAGTTAGCTGGAGCGAGTTCCGGAGTGCAGCCCTGCGAGGGGCCAGCTGACAGCCCTGCTACACGTTCTGTGCCGCATGCTTTGTGGGGGCTATGGGAGCACGTGGGGAGCCCCCCATCTCCAGCAGCAGGCGTGTGTTGGGGGGATTGTTAAAAGCAAAGTCACTGCGTTCCAACACCGACAGGCACATTAGAAATGCCCCAGACCCTATTTAAAAGCTTCTGTCAAAACTCCCTGGAGCGGGGCAGCAAgggaaggggctggctgggcgAGGGGAGCTAAGATCACTGCCTTAGTGCCTCCCAAGACAATACCCACCAGCCTGCCTGAGTTTGAAGTAGCTCTGCTGAGTTTTACCTCTGCCCAGAAACCACCATGGAGATAGATCTGCCCCGGGGTAACCTGCTCAGCCTGGCCACACCCCGCTGCAGGCTCCTGGCACCCAGCTGGGGTACCACCGACTGTACCGGCACAGCTACAACGGTACGGCCCCACCCGGGTAGGAAGGTGCTTTGCACCAGCCCAGCTAGTCCCGTAGGGGAGGGGGATAAGCTATACAGGTGTAAGACACCGTGACTCCTGTAGAACTGCGTCCAAACCAGAGCTGAAACCAGAGTGACACCACAACTGAGTTATCCCGGGAGACGGTGTGTAGAGCAGGCTTGGATGTGCTGGGTAAGGGGCCATCGCCCAATCCTCCCTTCTAGGACAGTCAAGGCAAGCAGCTTCCCCTGGCCAGTCTGGGGTGGTGATGCCTGTCtgagtgcccccctcccccggtccTAGCgagagagcccagctgcagtgcagcctGGGGACCATCAATGGACCATTCCAGGAACATGGAGAAGTCCAATGGCCCCAGGTGCTAGGGAGACCATTGGGCCAGCTCCAAAGGGGGCCCCTTTCTCGGGGAagggggccctggggaggggaaagccATGCTcgggagcccagcccagaggcAGGGGGACACTTGTGCTCCAGAACTGGATTGTTACTGTCTCGGGCTGCCCGGAGTCCCTTGCCCTGCGCCCTGCGTGTGGGAGCCAGGGATGTCCTGCCCGTCGGGGTAGCGCATTGGGTGCCATGCTCACCCTGGGGTTCCTCACACACAGCATGGCCCGCCCGCTCTCCAGCTCCCACGCTGAAATGCTGCAGCAGCCTCAGCCTGCTGTCATGGAAACCAGAGCCCTGGACAGGAGGCTAGGTGCTAGGATTCTCCTCGTCGCTATGGTTTCCAACCCAAGTGACCAAAACGACAAATGAGCGAGAAACTCGCCTCCTTTCCTGCAGCAGGGAAGGGCTGGACCCACAGagcccccaggccagccctgccccaacaACAGCTGCCATGGGGCCCTTCTGGTCTGAACAGGCAGGGACTGCGAAAGCAGAGGCATTAAATGGCCACGTGCACCCACAGCGCTAACTGGCTGTAGGTTTGGGTGGGACAGGCTAGCAGCAGGGCACCCTGGACCCAGCTGCACCCAGCTCCCCCGGGTGGGGCCCGGGGAAGGTGTGTGAGGAGTTCAAAGGCCTTATGCAAACTGGGTGTGTCACAAACGCAGGGGCGGATGCACACAGACACTATGTCCTAGCCAAGCATTTGTAacgtgcccatcaccatggtctcTAGCACCCCTGCCATGTTGTGGCTTCAGGCCCCCACCAAGCCAAACAGATTAGGCCCTGGAAGTAGGATTCAGGAGCTCTTACCCCAGAACCGCTGCAGGGCAGTGCCACTAGCCAGCTATGGCAGCCGTGGGCACGCGTGAAACACTTGAGAAATCTGATAGCATCCAGCAGGAGGCAGCGATATGCTGGTGAATGAAGAGGGGTCACACGCTCCATGTGAGCCGCACCCCTGCCTGTTGCCTTTGCCCCCCCTAGGTATGCCACCGCGCTGGCAGAGGTTGTGGAGACAGGCAGGCTGTTCAGGAGCCGCTCGCTCCGGGAATTCGAggaaaccctcttctgccagacCAAGAGGCACCCTGTCACCTGGGACGCTTACTGGGATCGCAACGACCCCCTCCGGGAGGTGGATGAGGCAGCTGTCCCGGTCCTGTGCATCTGCAGCGCCGACGACCCCGTCCGAGGCCCTCCGGCCAGCACCCTCCCCATGGAGCTCTTCCACAGCAGCCCCTACTTCTTCTTGCTGCTGACACCACACGGAGGGCACTGCGGCTTCCTGAGGGAGGGGCCCTGCTCCTGGAGCCACGAGGTGACGCTGGAGTACTTCGCCGCCGTCGCGGAGTTCTTTCGCAcggaggagaggctgaaggggcTGCACCGGTACAGGAGGGGCGTCCTGCAGAAGAGAGAGGCTTCCTCCGCTGCCTGCCACCTCCAGGAGATCTTCAGCTGGCAGAGGTCCTACACCAGGTAGCACCAGGCAGGTCTAGCACCTCTCCATAGCGTCCCTGGGAGAGGCTGTCCAAGGGCCATGCAGCGCTGTGCAGTCACCCCCCGTTAGAGGACGAGCAGCACCCCGTGTTGCACAGCCTTCCCTTGCACGCTCACACCAGCATGGCAGGCACTGCACACACAGGCCCTGtcatcccctccccacagaaACAGACTGTTGAAAGCCCACATGGCTGACATGACTGGTGTGTTCCCACCACACTGGAAATGGCCCAGGCTGCGCACGGCTAACGGAGCCTCCCCCTGTGCCTATGAAACTCCACTAGCTCCTGCAGTTCCCAGCGGCCAGCCGGAGCGTGCTGGGGTGGGAAAGTGCCCCCGGGTCAAAGCAATCTCCATCGTGCCCCTGCCATGggagggcgctgtgctgctgaagGAGCAGTGTTCAGGGGAGATGCAAAGCCCACGCCCTGGTCCTCAGGCGCGCTCCACAGGAGGCGGCTTTAGATCCACAGTCCTGGCTAAATCCCACCTTTCAAAACCCGCAGCAGACGCTCCATGTACTAAAATTACTTTATTACAGTTGATTTTTTAACATTTCCTTTGCTCTGTTACAAAGGAT
The Mauremys mutica isolate MM-2020 ecotype Southern chromosome 19, ASM2049712v1, whole genome shotgun sequence genome window above contains:
- the TP53I13 gene encoding tumor protein p53-inducible protein 13 isoform X3 → MLCVRNPRHPGVAVLSSGHRQARLILLAQYILTLHSSLMQEWALLKRPSPRRSLSGRGRPRAARRAPHPLDKALPVPEGHRQPRARISGSSSRNRSGSRTPELPGASLAPGHSQAWGGATLEPRGDRDRLDIAPPSGSSLSTCATAGQRSAPMLPPTDALPQASAALGGVRGPGALSPPTLQHTPQLQEGPGHLGCSCPNAQRGAVPQGQAPQAYVPTPRTEEAAWAASALTFLLVVLTLAILYTRLHRKFRKSQSLYWAPSDAGQEPLAALLKRRLLSAHSRRKKRPRPRPQQRRLLLQGPSSESSD
- the TP53I13 gene encoding tumor protein p53-inducible protein 13 isoform X2, whose product is MQRTSSSVPGHPGVAVLSSGHRQARLILLAQYILTLHSSLMQEWALLKRPSPRRSLSGRGRPRAARRAPHPLDKALPVPEGHRQPRARISGSSSRNRSGSRTPELPGASLAPGHSQAWGGATLEPRGDRDRLDIAPPSGSSLSTCATAGQRSAPMLPPTDALPQASAALGGVRGPGALSPPTLQHTPQLQEGPGHLGCSCPNAQRGAVPQGQAPQAYVPTPRTEEAAWAASALTFLLVVLTLAILYTRLHRKFRKSQSLYWAPSDAGQEPLAALLKRRLLSAHSRRKKRPRPRPQQRRLLLQGPSSESSD
- the TP53I13 gene encoding tumor protein p53-inducible protein 13 isoform X1; the protein is MSACPAGSPAPRAGGRWLQHPGVAVLSSGHRQARLILLAQYILTLHSSLMQEWALLKRPSPRRSLSGRGRPRAARRAPHPLDKALPVPEGHRQPRARISGSSSRNRSGSRTPELPGASLAPGHSQAWGGATLEPRGDRDRLDIAPPSGSSLSTCATAGQRSAPMLPPTDALPQASAALGGVRGPGALSPPTLQHTPQLQEGPGHLGCSCPNAQRGAVPQGQAPQAYVPTPRTEEAAWAASALTFLLVVLTLAILYTRLHRKFRKSQSLYWAPSDAGQEPLAALLKRRLLSAHSRRKKRPRPRPQQRRLLLQGPSSESSD
- the ABHD15 gene encoding protein ABHD15 translates to MLALGSLAAWALALALLWLLATQLWGPGGGSLLPSREPGGAGEGDDGDNVIGEEGPGAGRCRLICKSSALARSLLRSLRRGAALQSGCWLCRTWPQLQTMFQLLVPPARQPELARELLQLADGGLVALDWVMGPRGSSKRSRATTAFGTAPVLLVLPNASGKVTRGVLHLCLLGLEQGYKPVIFNRRGHNGSPLASLKLQAFGDPGDLKEAVTYIRVRQPGSSLCAVSEGSGSGLLLSYLGECGSSSYLAAAACISPVFRCQEWLETGCPWLYEWSLLLHQKRGLSRYATALAEVVETGRLFRSRSLREFEETLFCQTKRHPVTWDAYWDRNDPLREVDEAAVPVLCICSADDPVRGPPASTLPMELFHSSPYFFLLLTPHGGHCGFLREGPCSWSHEVTLEYFAAVAEFFRTEERLKGLHRYRRGVLQKREASSAACHLQEIFSWQRSYTSN